CGCAGGCTCCGATAGGTCTCCCGCAGGTGCTGGGGAATAATCTTCACATCTGCAAGCACGGGCATGAAGTTCGTGTCTCCAAACCACCTGGGGACCACGTGGACGTGCAGGTGGCCTTCAATTCCCGCTCCCGCGGCCCGCCCCAGATTGATGCCCACGTTGAACCCATCCGGTCGAAAGGCCCGTTGCAAAGCCCGGACCGTCCGCGTCACCGCCTCCCAAAGCCCCAGCACCTCCTCCGGCCCTAGCCCTCCGAGATCCGCGGTGTGCCGGTAAGGAACCGCCATCACGTGCCCGCTGCTGTAGGGGAACAGGTTCAGCATCACGAAGGACCACTGGCCCCTCCACACGATGAGGTTCTCCTCGTCCTTCCCCTGCCGGGGCTTGGTGCAGAAAATGCAGCCCTCCTCGGGAGGGGCCTGGATGTATTCGAGTCGCCATGGCGCCCATAGCTGCCGCATGTTCACAACACCCCCAGCCGGCGCAGCGCATCCGCGGCCGCCGCCTGCTCGGCCTCCTTCTTGCTCTTCCCCTTCCCTTCCCCTAGTACCCTTCCAGCCACCTCGACCACCGCCACGAACACCTTCGCGTGGTCCGGCCCCTCCGTGGCCGTGATCCGATATTGGGGGACCACCCGCTCCCGCCGCTGGACCACCTCCTGCAGCTGCCCCTTGAAGTCCCCACGCACCTCCTCCAACCGCTCCAGAAGAGGTCCGATCCATCCGCTCACCACCGCGTGTGCGACCCCGTAGCCCGCGTCCACGTATACGGCCCCCACCACCGCCTCCAGCACATCCGCCAACAGGGAGGCTCGCTCTCTCCCACCGCTCCGATCCTCCCCCCTGCCCAGCAGGATGTACTTCCCCAGGTGGAGGCTGCGGGCAATTTCCGCCAGCGTGGGTTCGCTCACCAGCCGCGCCCGCATCCGGGCCAGCTCCCCCTCCCGCGCGGCGGGAAACCGCCGGTAGAGATGGTCGCTCACCACCAAGTTCAGCACCGCATCCCCCAGGAACTCCAGCCGCTCGTACGACTCCAGACCGCTGGAGGCGTCCTCATGGGCATAGGATCCATGCACTAGGGCCACCTCCAGGATCCGCAGATCCCGGAACCGAACACCCAGCCGTTCCGCCAGC
Above is a window of Armatimonadota bacterium DNA encoding:
- a CDS encoding HIT domain-containing protein, whose amino-acid sequence is MRQLWAPWRLEYIQAPPEEGCIFCTKPRQGKDEENLIVWRGQWSFVMLNLFPYSSGHVMAVPYRHTADLGGLGPEEVLGLWEAVTRTVRALQRAFRPDGFNVGINLGRAAGAGIEGHLHVHVVPRWFGDTNFMPVLADVKIIPQHLRETYRSLREAFQAEE
- the rnc gene encoding ribonuclease III; the protein is MSHPSGPSRTEQLLELAERLGVRFRDLRILEVALVHGSYAHEDASSGLESYERLEFLGDAVLNLVVSDHLYRRFPAAREGELARMRARLVSEPTLAEIARSLHLGKYILLGRGEDRSGGRERASLLADVLEAVVGAVYVDAGYGVAHAVVSGWIGPLLERLEEVRGDFKGQLQEVVQRRERVVPQYRITATEGPDHAKVFVAVVEVAGRVLGEGKGKSKKEAEQAAAADALRRLGVL